A single genomic interval of Chitinophaga sp. 180180018-3 harbors:
- a CDS encoding LacI family DNA-binding transcriptional regulator gives MKGISIKDIAKQAGVSPTTVSFVLNGKAKEKRISEQVSKKIQKIAAKLKYKPNQLARGLRTGKTKTIGLIVEDIANNFFATLARVVEDEADKYGYKVLYGSTEDNTEKARGLLEVLKYRQVDGYIITPTKNLDKEIELLQEAAKPLVLMDRYFPHLKSHYVVLNNFKGAYDATTHLIKQGYKKIAIVTLASDQTQMKDRLDGYAAALKEHKLSFSKSMVKRLPFDLDRESYNEEIKKFLTSIKGLDAVFFATNYLGISGIECIRSLGWAIGKEIGLVGFDDHDLFRLHSPSITCVSQPIAEIGKQIVELLMKELNHPSDTQQKIILPPVLVERESTKRIKNME, from the coding sequence ATGAAAGGAATCTCCATTAAAGATATTGCAAAACAGGCCGGTGTATCTCCTACAACGGTTTCGTTTGTGCTAAACGGGAAAGCAAAAGAGAAGAGGATCAGTGAACAGGTAAGCAAAAAGATACAAAAAATTGCAGCGAAGCTGAAGTACAAGCCCAATCAGCTTGCACGGGGGTTACGCACCGGTAAAACTAAAACGATCGGATTGATCGTGGAGGATATTGCCAACAACTTCTTTGCGACGCTGGCCAGGGTCGTGGAAGACGAAGCAGATAAATATGGTTACAAGGTGCTGTACGGCAGTACGGAAGATAACACCGAGAAAGCCAGGGGGCTGCTGGAAGTATTGAAATACCGGCAGGTAGATGGTTATATTATCACTCCCACTAAAAACCTGGACAAGGAAATAGAACTGCTGCAGGAAGCCGCGAAGCCCCTGGTGCTGATGGACCGGTATTTTCCGCATCTGAAAAGTCATTACGTGGTGCTGAATAACTTCAAAGGTGCTTATGATGCTACCACCCACCTTATTAAACAGGGTTATAAGAAGATAGCCATTGTTACACTGGCCTCCGATCAGACGCAAATGAAAGATCGTCTTGATGGCTATGCTGCAGCATTGAAAGAACATAAGCTGTCGTTCTCCAAATCCATGGTAAAACGACTGCCATTTGATCTCGATCGTGAGAGCTATAATGAAGAGATAAAAAAATTCCTCACTTCCATCAAAGGACTGGACGCTGTATTCTTCGCCACCAACTACCTCGGTATCTCCGGCATTGAATGCATCCGCTCCCTCGGTTGGGCTATAGGTAAAGAGATTGGTCTTGTTGGTTTCGATGACCATGATCTTTTCCGTTTGCATAGTCCTTCTATCACCTGTGTATCGCAGCCCATCGCAGAAATAGGAAAACAAATCGTGGAGCTGTTAATGAAAGAACTGAATCATCCTTCAGACACACAGCAGAAAATTATTTTGCCGCCGGTGCTTGTGGAGAGAGAATCCACGAAGAGAATTAAGAATATGGAATAA
- a CDS encoding AraC family transcriptional regulator — translation MKPILIKVGAFADNQITIIERSDPYFNTPFHFHPECELVYVTESHGKRIVGDSIESFEEGDMVFLGPHIPHVWYNEEEYYKGDDQLKARSVVIYFPKDIFGEKFYGLPETKALTELFHRAQRGMKITGATHELLKPEILALPRKEGLDRIISLLNILKTLSETRDCYYLASTGYSHAYNVKDNHKIDEVFKYVMNNFPKEISLQDVASITNLSPQSFCRFFKNRTKKSFVQFLNEVRIGHACKRLTEEDWSIAEIAYSCGFKNLSNFNRFFKEIVGKTPKEYKNELRLKEA, via the coding sequence ATGAAACCCATCCTTATTAAAGTGGGGGCTTTTGCCGATAACCAGATCACTATTATTGAAAGAAGTGATCCTTATTTCAATACTCCTTTTCATTTCCACCCGGAGTGTGAGCTGGTATATGTAACGGAAAGCCACGGGAAGAGAATTGTGGGCGACAGCATTGAAAGCTTTGAAGAAGGCGATATGGTGTTTCTGGGACCTCATATACCACATGTATGGTATAATGAAGAAGAATACTACAAGGGCGACGACCAGCTGAAAGCCCGCTCAGTAGTTATCTATTTTCCTAAAGATATCTTCGGGGAAAAATTCTACGGCCTGCCTGAAACAAAAGCATTGACGGAATTATTCCATCGCGCGCAGCGGGGCATGAAAATCACCGGCGCTACACATGAACTGCTGAAACCGGAAATCCTGGCCCTGCCCAGAAAAGAAGGGCTCGACAGGATCATTTCCCTGCTCAATATCCTGAAGACACTCTCTGAAACCCGCGATTGCTACTACCTCGCCAGTACAGGATATTCGCATGCCTATAATGTAAAAGACAACCATAAGATCGATGAAGTGTTCAAATATGTGATGAACAACTTCCCGAAAGAAATATCCCTGCAGGATGTTGCCAGCATCACCAACCTGTCGCCACAGTCGTTCTGCCGCTTCTTTAAAAACCGCACCAAAAAATCCTTTGTACAATTCCTGAACGAAGTACGTATCGGTCATGCCTGCAAACGGCTGACAGAGGAAGACTGGTCCATCGCGGAAATTGCCTATTCCTGCGGATTCAAAAACCTGTCGAACTTCAACCGGTTCTTCAAGGAAATTGTGGGTAAAACACCTAAGGAGTATAAGAATGAGCTACGCCTGAAAGAAGCATGA
- a CDS encoding RNA polymerase sigma-70 factor, with protein MYSSYSDNQLATLLKSDDSAAFNAIYDRYSKPLYLFIQHKLDAAEISKDVLQELFISLWEKRHSLVLRESLKAYLYQAARHKIIDIYRKNTTYRKYLQQLIEHFDAQPHSLADTVDNKARTQEIFEAINQLPERMKEIFMLSRVENLSVEQISTHLGLSQQTVKNQITKALKILRAGYARTDFIILFLVSCWLILA; from the coding sequence ATGTACAGCAGTTACTCCGATAACCAGTTAGCCACGCTGCTCAAAAGCGACGACAGTGCTGCCTTCAATGCTATCTACGACCGCTACAGTAAACCGTTGTATTTATTTATACAGCATAAACTGGATGCGGCAGAGATCAGCAAAGATGTGCTGCAGGAGCTTTTCATTTCTTTGTGGGAAAAGCGCCATTCCCTGGTGCTCAGGGAGTCGCTGAAAGCATATCTCTACCAGGCTGCCCGTCATAAAATCATTGATATTTACCGGAAAAATACCACCTATCGCAAATATCTGCAGCAGCTGATCGAGCATTTCGATGCACAGCCTCATTCACTGGCGGATACGGTGGATAATAAAGCCCGCACCCAGGAGATATTTGAGGCTATCAATCAACTGCCGGAACGCATGAAAGAAATCTTCATGCTCAGCCGCGTTGAAAACCTTTCTGTGGAACAGATATCCACGCATCTCGGGCTCTCCCAGCAAACCGTCAAAAACCAGATCACCAAAGCATTGAAGATCCTGCGGGCAGGCTACGCGCGTACAGATTTCATCATATTATTCCTGGTCTCCTGCTGGCTGATCCTGGCATAA
- a CDS encoding FecR domain-containing protein, with product MDIEQIKILLERYNQGNCSPEEAAIVEQWFENINRQQSTYIDDRAVDKDLDRIKQQLNEQLELTPAPKVRLLRRRYRYIAAAAVLVLLATGMFWASRLAMQHQDKAPSLAASGHVGRVIRDGYIEISTSRGKKESIALEDGSTIDLNAASKVRYPVHFGDSSRTVSLEEGEAFFTVAADPVRHFVVNTGELSTTALGTSFNIRAYSSEHKVVVALVSGKVKVDQVNPGKENTSVILLPKEQISYDRVSLSIVKTNFNKADDITGWKQGYLIFKDAPYNELVTGIENRYSVTVINQSDKKEWNYNGSFKNEGLKDVMDIICLAKSLNYTIKNDTVYLQNKN from the coding sequence GTGGACATAGAACAGATCAAAATATTGCTGGAGCGGTACAATCAGGGAAATTGCTCACCGGAGGAAGCAGCTATTGTAGAACAGTGGTTTGAAAATATTAATCGTCAACAGTCCACCTACATAGATGACCGGGCGGTCGACAAAGACCTGGATCGTATCAAACAACAGCTGAATGAACAGCTGGAATTAACACCTGCACCTAAAGTGCGGCTGTTACGCCGGCGCTACCGCTATATCGCGGCAGCCGCCGTATTAGTGCTACTCGCCACCGGGATGTTCTGGGCCAGCAGGCTGGCCATGCAACACCAGGATAAAGCACCCTCCCTGGCTGCCAGCGGACATGTTGGCCGGGTCATCCGGGACGGATACATTGAGATATCCACATCAAGAGGTAAAAAAGAAAGTATCGCGCTGGAAGACGGCAGTACCATAGATCTGAACGCCGCCAGTAAAGTGCGTTATCCGGTTCACTTCGGCGACAGTAGTCGCACGGTTTCACTGGAAGAAGGAGAAGCATTTTTCACTGTGGCAGCTGACCCGGTAAGACACTTCGTGGTAAACACCGGTGAGCTCTCTACTACCGCGCTGGGTACGTCTTTCAACATCAGGGCCTATTCCAGCGAACATAAAGTGGTAGTAGCCCTCGTAAGCGGAAAAGTAAAGGTTGACCAGGTGAATCCCGGCAAAGAAAATACTTCCGTGATACTGCTCCCCAAAGAGCAGATCAGCTACGACCGCGTTTCATTAAGCATTGTCAAAACCAATTTCAATAAAGCTGATGATATCACCGGCTGGAAACAAGGCTATCTTATATTCAAAGACGCACCCTATAATGAACTGGTGACCGGTATAGAAAACCGCTACAGCGTAACCGTGATCAACCAAAGTGATAAAAAAGAATGGAATTACAACGGCTCCTTTAAAAATGAAGGCCTGAAAGACGTTATGGATATTATATGCCTGGCCAAATCTCTTAATTATACCATTAAAAACGATACCGTTTATCTGCAAAATAAAAACTAG
- a CDS encoding SusC/RagA family TonB-linked outer membrane protein — translation MRVRPSPMKWFVSMGLMLTLLLAGSLNTTASALTQTPDPTAIVVTIQVKNKNLEDVMTEISVKTGLNFHYDKTDLNLKKKVTLNCTKTPIDEVLALMSVQTGLKFTRINNKIIVGTASDSGSAPTVDLLNHVSLEREIRGTVRDTKGTPLPGVTIQIKHTNKGTQSDADAGFTLKASTGDLLVFSSVGFITREVTVNTEDEINMQLQENVKALNELIVTALGIQKNAKELPYAAQQIDGGDLQQVKDANVMNSLSGKSAGLTVTRSASGIGGSVRVILRGNKSTRENQPLYIVDGVPYANYSPSQPVDVWGQSHNIIGAGGRDGGDGISNINPDDIENISIMKGASAAALYGSQAANGVILITTKKGRPGRSKIDVSSDFTLESPSLLPKLQYRYAQTAPPGPDRIGTPQPGSLTSWGGPIHAPDHVKLFYNTGSTWTNTIAFSGGTETAQSYFSYANTTNKGILPSSRFDRHVVNFRETLKLLNDKLVMDANVSFTAQSTVNRLSSGLYYSPISGLYTFPRGLDFDYYKNNFEYYDTTRDLYLQNWWNIRADKKWIGQDDQQNPMWALQRNLRLDSRYRGLATFSLTWQLNKWLSLKGRGNFDKSLDQYELEAYAGTQIVLATQNGRYTLEKEFNTQLYADMMINASGKVNKWLHLAGNIGVSISDIKAHERNFNGSNPNANPGLAYPNKFSVSNILPTSLDAQHSVEQKQLQAIFGNTQIGFKNFLFLDLTGRNDWSSTFAFTPILKRGYFYYSAGLSAVWSEMFKMPGGIDFLRSRLSYAKVGNDIAPYSSLPSAFTFQTIAGVSRVVLNQKTIYPGMTLSPEDNRSLEAGLEARFLKERIYADITFYKNNNYRQYMEIPAPMGSGFSTYYLNMGNIQNQGWEAVLTLTPIRNKAISWTSSINFATNKNKVISLSNTKVIGSSDSTNMFVLTDFGVNMFGSFIMEGGSWGDIYSNKELVQNDKGQYIIDGAGKPLTRNAFKRVGNPNPNFTLGWNNSIDYKNFTLSFLIDGRFGGKVMSVSQAVLDWYGVSEESAGARDNGGVKLNAINGDGTLFSGKVDAQKYYTTIGSRAGIGEMYMYDATNIRLRELTLSYRIPLKWKWIRNMRVGLIGRNLFFFELHAPFDPEVSMGTGNGLQGVDVFGMPPIRSMGLNLRLGL, via the coding sequence ATGAGGGTAAGGCCATCTCCCATGAAATGGTTTGTATCCATGGGGTTGATGCTGACGCTACTGTTGGCGGGGAGCTTGAACACTACGGCTAGTGCATTAACGCAAACGCCTGACCCGACGGCAATAGTTGTCACCATCCAGGTAAAAAACAAAAACCTGGAAGATGTAATGACCGAAATTTCGGTAAAGACAGGGCTAAATTTTCATTACGACAAAACTGATCTTAACCTGAAGAAGAAGGTAACGTTAAATTGCACCAAAACACCCATCGATGAAGTGCTCGCGTTAATGTCAGTTCAGACCGGATTAAAGTTTACCCGCATCAATAACAAAATCATTGTAGGCACAGCAAGCGATTCAGGCTCCGCACCCACTGTAGACCTGCTAAATCATGTATCTCTGGAGCGAGAAATCAGGGGAACAGTACGCGATACGAAAGGCACGCCGCTTCCAGGAGTTACCATCCAGATTAAACATACCAATAAAGGCACCCAGTCCGACGCTGATGCTGGCTTCACCCTGAAAGCCAGCACGGGAGATCTGCTGGTATTCAGTTCTGTTGGCTTTATTACCCGCGAAGTAACTGTGAATACGGAAGATGAGATCAACATGCAGCTGCAGGAAAATGTAAAAGCCCTGAATGAACTGATTGTAACCGCACTGGGCATACAGAAGAATGCAAAGGAACTGCCTTATGCTGCCCAGCAGATAGATGGCGGTGATTTACAACAGGTGAAAGATGCTAACGTGATGAACAGCCTGAGCGGAAAAAGTGCAGGGCTGACTGTTACCCGCAGCGCTTCCGGTATCGGCGGGTCTGTGAGGGTGATACTGCGCGGCAACAAATCGACCCGCGAAAATCAGCCATTGTACATCGTTGACGGAGTACCCTATGCTAACTATAGCCCATCCCAGCCGGTAGACGTGTGGGGACAGTCGCATAACATCATCGGCGCCGGCGGCAGGGATGGAGGTGATGGTATCTCCAATATCAATCCGGACGATATCGAAAACATCAGCATCATGAAAGGCGCTTCTGCTGCGGCATTATATGGCAGCCAGGCTGCCAACGGCGTGATCCTTATTACTACCAAGAAAGGCCGGCCGGGAAGGAGTAAAATAGACGTATCGTCCGACTTCACCCTGGAATCCCCTTCCCTGCTGCCTAAGCTGCAATACCGGTATGCGCAGACAGCCCCGCCGGGGCCCGACAGGATCGGGACACCGCAACCCGGATCGCTGACCAGCTGGGGCGGCCCGATTCATGCACCCGATCATGTAAAATTATTTTATAACACCGGCTCTACCTGGACAAACACCATTGCTTTCAGCGGTGGTACCGAAACAGCCCAGAGCTATTTTTCCTATGCGAATACTACCAATAAAGGCATTCTGCCCAGCAGCCGGTTCGACCGGCACGTTGTGAATTTCCGGGAAACGCTGAAGCTGCTGAATGATAAACTGGTGATGGATGCTAACGTTTCATTCACGGCGCAAAGCACCGTGAACCGGCTCTCGTCAGGGCTGTACTACAGTCCCATCTCCGGCCTTTATACATTCCCCCGCGGACTGGACTTCGATTATTACAAGAACAACTTTGAATACTACGACACTACCCGTGACCTTTATCTTCAAAACTGGTGGAACATCCGGGCCGATAAAAAATGGATAGGCCAGGATGATCAGCAGAATCCTATGTGGGCGCTACAACGTAATCTCCGCCTGGATTCCAGGTATCGCGGGCTGGCTACTTTTTCCCTTACCTGGCAACTGAATAAATGGTTGTCGCTGAAAGGCAGGGGCAATTTCGATAAATCGCTGGATCAATACGAACTGGAAGCCTACGCTGGCACACAAATCGTGCTGGCTACACAGAATGGCCGGTATACGCTGGAGAAAGAGTTCAATACACAGTTGTATGCGGATATGATGATCAATGCCAGCGGGAAAGTAAATAAATGGCTGCATCTGGCCGGCAACATTGGCGTCAGTATATCGGATATCAAAGCGCATGAACGTAATTTCAACGGATCCAATCCCAATGCCAATCCGGGACTGGCTTATCCGAATAAATTCTCCGTATCCAATATCCTCCCTACTTCGCTGGATGCACAGCACAGCGTAGAACAAAAACAGCTGCAGGCTATATTTGGCAATACACAAATAGGATTCAAAAATTTTCTGTTCCTCGACCTCACCGGCCGCAACGACTGGTCGAGTACCTTTGCCTTTACGCCTATTCTGAAACGGGGGTACTTTTATTACTCCGCCGGATTGAGCGCCGTGTGGAGCGAGATGTTCAAGATGCCCGGTGGTATCGATTTCCTGCGTTCACGGCTCTCTTATGCCAAAGTAGGGAACGACATTGCCCCCTACTCTTCCCTGCCCTCAGCCTTTACGTTCCAGACTATCGCAGGCGTTTCAAGAGTAGTGCTGAATCAGAAGACTATTTATCCGGGTATGACTTTGTCGCCCGAAGACAACCGTTCTCTTGAAGCAGGACTGGAAGCACGCTTCCTGAAAGAGAGGATCTATGCCGATATTACCTTCTACAAAAACAATAACTACCGGCAATACATGGAAATACCGGCTCCCATGGGCAGCGGGTTTTCTACCTATTACCTGAATATGGGAAATATTCAAAACCAGGGCTGGGAAGCAGTACTAACATTAACGCCTATACGCAATAAAGCTATTTCATGGACCAGTAGCATCAACTTTGCCACGAATAAAAACAAGGTGATATCTCTTTCCAACACTAAGGTTATTGGTTCATCAGACAGCACGAATATGTTTGTGCTGACGGATTTCGGTGTAAATATGTTCGGATCCTTCATCATGGAAGGCGGTTCCTGGGGGGATATCTACTCCAACAAGGAACTGGTACAGAACGACAAGGGACAATATATAATCGACGGAGCAGGGAAACCACTGACACGCAATGCATTCAAGCGGGTGGGCAATCCCAATCCCAATTTTACATTAGGCTGGAACAATAGTATCGATTATAAGAACTTCACGTTGAGTTTTTTGATAGATGGCCGCTTTGGCGGAAAGGTCATGAGTGTAAGCCAGGCGGTATTGGACTGGTATGGCGTAAGTGAAGAAAGTGCGGGAGCGCGCGACAATGGTGGTGTAAAGCTCAATGCCATCAACGGCGATGGTACCCTGTTTAGCGGAAAAGTTGATGCACAGAAATATTACACCACTATAGGCAGCAGGGCTGGTATCGGTGAGATGTATATGTATGATGCCACGAATATCCGCCTACGGGAGCTGACGCTCAGCTACCGCATTCCGTTGAAATGGAAATGGATACGGAACATGCGGGTGGGGCTGATAGGCCGGAATCTTTTCTTCTTTGAACTGCATGCACCATTTGATCCGGAAGTATCGATGGGCACCGGCAATGGCCTGCAGGGTGTAGATGTATTCGGAATGCCGCCCATCAGGAGTATGGGGCTTAACCTGAGATTGGGACTTTAA
- a CDS encoding SusD/RagB family nutrient-binding outer membrane lipoprotein has protein sequence MKSWKQHSLWAMAAIMLASSCTKRFDEINKNPYDFDEEELKADYRLMGEPLSQAQLNLLIYNDPPTAQLQQNLNADIFSGYMMAPTPFEGNVNNTNYGLLYYWNNKPWVVTYPLVMKSCDFAQKKSKDHYPDFYAWAQIIKVEAMHRISDIYGPIIYTHYGDLNSQMGIDYDSQQTAYYAFFKDLSEAIDTLTLYINQKLPQRFTNFDLVYKGDYTQWVKFANTLRLRLAVRISGVDPKKAKEEGEAALSHPLGLLTTPQDNFAVNISPVTHPLNIMCYTWADLRMSAPMESILTGYRDPRLPHYFVPTDEGPNVYRGIRNGIQISTKEEYSWFSQLVKFDSRIQFMTAAEAWFLKAEAALYGWKNAGDAAADYNTGIATSFSQYAITNVDDYTNNGSSTARPYIDPQNPVNNVPAGSSHLSTITIKWNDNATLEQKLERIITQKWIAMFPEGQEAWSEFRRTGYPKLFPVVINNSNNTISTEKFIRRLPMPQIENMTNPEAVNRAITTLKGPDNGGTPLWWDLR, from the coding sequence ATGAAAAGCTGGAAACAACATTCGTTATGGGCGATGGCAGCCATTATGCTGGCAAGTTCATGCACCAAACGATTCGATGAGATTAATAAAAACCCTTATGATTTTGATGAAGAAGAATTAAAGGCAGATTACCGCCTGATGGGTGAACCATTGTCGCAGGCCCAGCTGAACCTGCTGATCTATAACGATCCGCCCACCGCCCAGTTGCAACAGAACCTGAATGCGGATATCTTCTCCGGCTATATGATGGCGCCTACCCCTTTTGAAGGAAATGTGAATAACACGAATTATGGTCTGCTTTACTATTGGAATAATAAACCCTGGGTAGTTACCTATCCACTGGTGATGAAAAGTTGCGACTTTGCACAAAAAAAATCTAAAGATCACTACCCCGATTTCTACGCCTGGGCGCAGATCATTAAGGTAGAAGCCATGCATAGGATCAGCGATATCTACGGCCCCATTATTTATACCCATTATGGAGATCTGAATTCACAAATGGGTATTGATTATGATTCGCAACAAACAGCCTATTATGCATTCTTTAAGGATCTGAGTGAAGCGATAGATACGCTTACCCTTTACATCAATCAGAAGCTGCCACAACGCTTCACCAATTTCGATCTGGTGTATAAAGGCGATTATACCCAATGGGTGAAGTTTGCCAATACCTTGCGGCTGCGCCTTGCCGTCAGGATCTCCGGGGTGGATCCGAAAAAAGCGAAAGAAGAAGGAGAAGCCGCGTTGAGCCACCCATTAGGGTTGTTGACAACGCCCCAGGACAATTTCGCCGTCAACATTTCACCGGTGACGCATCCGCTGAATATTATGTGCTATACCTGGGCAGACCTGCGGATGAGTGCACCTATGGAATCGATACTCACGGGTTACAGGGATCCCCGTCTTCCGCATTATTTTGTACCTACAGATGAAGGGCCTAATGTATACCGGGGTATCCGCAACGGGATACAAATATCAACCAAAGAAGAATACAGCTGGTTTTCACAACTGGTGAAATTCGACAGCCGGATACAGTTCATGACGGCGGCCGAAGCCTGGTTCCTCAAAGCAGAGGCAGCCCTCTACGGATGGAAAAATGCCGGCGATGCAGCCGCTGATTATAACACCGGCATTGCCACCTCCTTCTCCCAATATGCCATTACTAACGTAGACGACTATACTAACAACGGTTCCAGCACAGCCCGGCCATATATCGACCCGCAAAACCCGGTTAACAATGTTCCTGCCGGCAGTTCGCACCTGAGCACGATTACCATTAAATGGAATGATAATGCCACACTGGAACAGAAGCTGGAACGTATTATCACACAGAAATGGATTGCCATGTTCCCTGAAGGGCAGGAAGCCTGGAGTGAATTCAGGCGTACAGGATATCCTAAATTATTCCCGGTAGTTATTAACAACAGTAACAACACTATCTCTACAGAAAAATTCATTCGCCGCCTGCCTATGCCTCAGATAGAGAATATGACGAATCCTGAGGCAGTGAATCGTGCTATTACCACACTAAAAGGCCCGGATAACGGAGGAACACCATTATGGTGGGATCTTAGATAA